In Tachysurus vachellii isolate PV-2020 chromosome 12, HZAU_Pvac_v1, whole genome shotgun sequence, the DNA window ttcttgtattttacagcacatacatacatacatacatacatacatacatacatacatacatacatacgcacgcacgcacgcacgcacatacgcacgcacgcacgcacatacgcacgcacgcacatacgcacgcacgcacaaacatatacacacgcacacaaacatatataacgAATTATCTTATAAACATATAGCACGTTGTAGTAATTCACTAGGATGTTTTCACTAACTAGTAAACTCATGTAGCGAACAGTTAGCAAAATTAGCCACCAAGCTAAATCAAATACAGCTAACTCCATTAAACTCGAGTAGATACATTTAATCACCCATTACCTGACCAGTCCCGCGACAGAACACAACTTCACCTGTTCCATTCGCCATGAAAAATACGCATACGGACCCAACAGCAAGCTAAACACGCTCAAAAACACTTCCCGACTGCAGCAGCGTGCGCCGTGACGTGACGGATGTTAATGACGTCAACGACATGCGACGATCTTAGCTTGACTGGATGCTTGGCAACGCTCTGTCGTCTGTGTTTATAAGCCGTTCAGTCTGATTAACGATCACAGATTAATCATGTTAAACACCGCTTTAAGCTCATTCGGTGCTCAGGTTGTGTTAGCAGCGTCCAGCGATGAGAATCATCTACCAGAAAACATGATTGATGGGTGAGATAAAGTTAGCAATTTGTCTCTTAGCAAACAGAGACGTTCAGAATGATTTTGGGAATCTAAACATCTCTATTATTGTAGAAATACAGAGACGTTCTGGATGTCGACCGGGATGTTTCCACAAGAGTTCATTATCCGTTTCCCAGATAACATGAAAATATCAGTGATATCCGTACACAGTTTTAACGGTAGGTGTAGAAATAAAGGCAGAATGATGAGTTTACTGAACACTGCATAAAGTCTTTACTTCTCGTTGCAGTAAAACGTTTAAGGATAGAAAAAAGCACACAAGCAGAAGCTGAGAAATTTGAGGTCATGACAGAGAAAGGTAGGTACATGATgttatttctacatttatttgaaACCTAGACCAGTGAGGCAGAAAATCAgtacagacacaaaaaataCTAATCAAAACATTGAAGCAGTAACAGTCAGTTtccaataaaatatgaaatgtatCACTCATTTCACAGGATAAgtcatttcagttttaaagtGTTTCATAAAATACTGACTGagacacactttctcttttAGAGCTTGAACAAACAGAGGGAAGTctacaaacaaatgaaatatcagtgagttttttttttgtttgtttgtttccattGCTGCTGTCTAATGCCTATTTAAAAcggattatattataatatatgacTATATATCATATCGATGTGTTTTCTGCAGCTGGATGGCTCGAATGTGACACATCTGAGGTTTCTCATCCTGTCTGGATATGATCATTTTGTCTCAGTGCACAAAGTGGGGATACAGGCATAAGAATAAATTTCACTCAGGACTTGtaaagtattttatattatgtaCAGCAATCACttgtctaaataaaaacaatctcTCTAGATTTGTGCATTAAATCAACATGTCAAATGTGAGAAAATCAGACTATGACTTAAGACTCGCTTAACGATAATCCCAACATTTTTAGCACTGTAGAATTCAATAAGTAGAATCTCTTTATTAGTCTTACACTAGGATTATTGTACCCCAAAAAACCCCACACATTTAATGatacttgacaataaaaagcagctcaataatgccatattttatacattataattaGCTTACTATACAatttgcataattatttttagaaaaatgtcaaaatctaAAGAAATAAAGCTAGAGAATACTCAGCTGAGGGTTGCAACCTTTTTTACTGTTCATAtcaggaggaaaaagaaaaaacagtcaCAGTGACAAACAAGAAGAGTGTTCTCTCTTCACATTCACCAAACCATGGCATGTAACTGTGAAACTTCACATCCTGAAGACACCAAAGCGAGTCTTCTGTGTGGAGGCGTTGAGAGCGGCACTTAGACTGAGTCCTAAGACGAGGCGCGTGTCAGCAGGATCGATGATTCCATCATCCCAAAGTCTGAATGTAGGAAATTAGGAACACCggaaaagaaacattttgaaTCTTACAACATGATATAATGCAAGATTAACATTAAGATGTGAAGATgcatttctatataaaaatgtatccAAACACTGCAGATGATATGTGCTGAGTAGATAAGTGTATAGTGacagaatatttttataattacagtAGTGGTTCTAACTAGTTATTTGAAACTATGTGACATCAATAGTTTTCTGTATGTGATGTGTTACCTGGCACTGGAGTAATACGGACTCCCTTCCTCCTCAAATCGTTTAATAATGGGTTCCTTCATAGCAGCCTCCTGTTCTGCTGTGAACTAGAGGAACAGGTGACAAATATGAACTTTAAACTGCCATTACAAATCCacagaatgctttcaaaatatAACCGAATACAAGAAAAGACAACAAAATTGAGGGCGATTATAGTCTACTGTGAAGTGCTACACATTATAATGAGTCTACCGAAGTAGAACGCTAAAAAACGTCCCAAAGTTTATTTTCAAAGTTAATCTTGGAGATAGAATCAGAGAGAAGCTTATCCTTACCTCTTTCCCTTCTCTGGCTTTCTGATCTTTAGTAATGGTGGCCAGAACATTTGCTGCTTGCTCTCCTCCCATCACTGAGATGCGTGAGTTCGGCCACATGTACATGAATCTGGGACTACAGAAGACGGATGAAATGAGAAAAGATTAAAATATGAGCAGAgtatcccgcctccgccttgtgtgtgtggagtttgcatgttctccccgtgcctcgggggtttcctccgggtactccggtttcctcccccggtccaaagacatgcatggtaggttgattggcatctctggaaaattgtccgtagtgtgtgagtgcgtgagtgaatgattgtgtgtgccctgcgatgggttggcactccttccagggtgcatcctgccttgatgcccgatgacgcctgagataggcacaggctccccgtgacccgaggtagttcggataagcggtagaagatgaatgaatgaatgaatgagcagaGCATGCTGTCATAGGAAAATGGTCAACTACTGAATGGTGTCTTATACCATGGCAGAAACACTACCATTGTTTGTGTcaccatttacattacatttaggTTTCTAGAATTAATTCTCTTACTAGCTTCTCTCATAGCTCTTATaattagtgcaagtttagttgttttttttttttttactgacaatGAACAGACCTTCAAATATTGAAAAACTTAAAACTTTGCCTGTTACTTTTCCACTTGAATCTTCTTCCAAAACGTTACATAAATGTctcattatatatcattatagaTTATACATTTTGTTAGGATTTAGATTTTATAACACATACAGATTATGTGGCAAGTCATTCATCCAATTAAAAACGATGCCACTGAATCGCTCTAATGCTCCTGCGAATGAGACTTTAGTCCTAACATCAATTATTATACAAGCAAGTAGAATGAAGCACCTGTATGCTCTTCCACACATGCCATAGTTTCCAGCTCCATAGGATCCTCCAATGAGGACAGTGATCTTGGGCACATTAGCGCAGGCCACTGCGGTCACCATCTTAGCACCGTCTTTAGCAATGCCGCCTGCCTCGTACTCTCTCCCGACCATaaaacctgcaaaaaaaaaaaagaacatagaCAGCTGGGCTTTATATTAGTGTGTATGAGATCAGTGGTGGGACAAAGTTAAAAAGGTGCTTATGCAGTATAGAATTATTGCTCGAGAATATACATGACTGGAAAGTGTAGCTGTGTTCGGTAGTCCAGACTTGCCTGTGATATTCTGAAGGAATATCAGGGGAATGTTCCTTTGACAGCAAAGCTCAATAAAATGAGTTGCctgtaaaacaaaatagaaacaactaaaaatattacattcaaAAATCCAGTGAAAAAACCCTTACACAAAATATTTGACAGCATCCACCTTTATATCGATCTCTCCTGCTGTCAtctacaactttttttttaagagataaaacagtttaattctgtataataaattgtttgggacagttttacaaaaaaaatccagaccctatgaattaattgattaaataaacaaacctctTCTACTGATAAATCAGTGTTGCTTGGTACGTGTATAGACACTAGAAGCTAAAAGGCTCTTACATTTCATGGCGCAGTACAAACTGCCCCTTATGTATTGGACTCagactttttaaagaaatgttttagaatgTGACATTTCAGAGACGTTTACATTTTCCTAGTCTGTGAATTCAGATTAGTTACTGTTTAGGACGAGGAAAAAATGTCATATACACGTTTTAAATAA includes these proteins:
- the hspb11 gene encoding intraflagellar transport protein 25 homolog, which codes for MLNTALSSFGAQVVLAASSDENHLPENMIDGNTETFWMSTGMFPQEFIIRFPDNMKISVISVHSFNVKRLRIEKSTQAEAEKFEVMTEKELEQTEGSLQTNEISLDGSNVTHLRFLILSGYDHFVSVHKVGIQA